From a region of the Paenibacillus segetis genome:
- a CDS encoding 1,4-dihydroxy-6-naphthoate synthase, translating into MKIAFSPCPNDTFVFHAWAHGLIQGAPELDVTYADIDITNGLAATGDGPDILKISYAALPWVLDEYALLPCGGALGRGCGPLVLTAGNQHGTPPTPELLSGRRVAVPSERSTAYLLFRLWAASAVPGGVGEIVVLPFDEIMPAVQRGEVEAGLVIHEARFTYPSYGLNLLIDLGSWWESDTGLPIPLGAIVARRSMDLEAITGWIKQSVQYAWDHPEASAEYIAAHAQEMSPEVTEAHINLYVNSYTADLGEDGYNAISALLGRAAKEGLVPTVDLSALRR; encoded by the coding sequence ATGAAAATTGCCTTTTCTCCCTGTCCTAATGATACTTTTGTATTTCATGCCTGGGCGCATGGTCTAATCCAAGGCGCACCTGAGCTTGACGTAACCTATGCTGATATCGATATTACAAATGGACTTGCTGCCACAGGAGACGGTCCTGATATACTCAAAATATCCTATGCCGCACTTCCATGGGTGCTGGATGAATATGCATTATTACCATGCGGTGGAGCGCTTGGACGTGGCTGCGGTCCGCTCGTTCTTACGGCGGGAAATCAACACGGAACTCCACCAACCCCCGAATTATTGTCGGGGCGCCGAGTAGCCGTACCAAGTGAACGCTCGACCGCTTATTTACTATTCCGCTTATGGGCCGCTAGCGCAGTACCTGGTGGTGTCGGTGAAATCGTTGTCCTACCCTTCGACGAGATCATGCCTGCGGTGCAACGTGGAGAAGTTGAAGCCGGGTTGGTTATCCATGAGGCTAGATTTACTTATCCGTCCTACGGATTAAATCTGCTGATTGACCTAGGAAGCTGGTGGGAATCGGATACGGGCCTTCCGATTCCGCTTGGAGCGATTGTTGCTCGCCGCTCCATGGACTTAGAAGCCATTACCGGCTGGATCAAACAATCCGTACAGTATGCTTGGGATCATCCTGAGGCTTCAGCTGAATACATTGCAGCTCATGCTCAAGAAATGTCGCCGGAAGTTACTGAGGCGCATATCAATCTATATGTAAATTCATATACAGCTGATCTAGGAGAAGACGGCTATAACGCAATTTCAGCTCTCTTAGGCCGCGCAGCTAAGGAAGGACTTGTTCCAACAGTGGATCTATCGGCCTTACGCCGTTAA
- a CDS encoding futalosine hydrolase, translated as MKEHIRIDSTYPHVLIMTAVQGEQDAVLRGLGEAKGFDVRLAGVGPASAAARTATALTAAKYDLVISAGIGGGFREQADVGSLVIANEIIAADLGVETAEGFASVDELGFGSARVPVEPHLPLKLLQLLKSTSIPTSIGPIVTLSTATGTANTCAELSKRIPGVAAEAMEGYGVALAAHHLGLPVMEIRAISNIVGPRQRELWKIKEAMQTLETAFSILPEVLHR; from the coding sequence ATGAAAGAACACATTAGAATAGATTCCACCTACCCTCATGTGCTTATTATGACAGCAGTACAAGGGGAACAGGACGCCGTATTACGTGGCCTAGGCGAGGCAAAAGGTTTTGATGTACGTCTGGCAGGGGTTGGCCCAGCCTCAGCGGCAGCGCGAACAGCGACAGCCCTAACTGCTGCGAAGTATGATCTTGTGATCAGCGCCGGAATTGGTGGTGGGTTCCGAGAGCAAGCGGATGTTGGCTCATTGGTTATAGCTAATGAAATCATTGCAGCAGACCTAGGAGTAGAGACTGCCGAGGGTTTTGCTAGTGTGGACGAGCTTGGTTTTGGGTCTGCCCGTGTTCCAGTTGAACCCCATTTACCCCTTAAGCTACTTCAGTTGTTGAAGTCTACTAGCATACCAACAAGTATCGGTCCTATAGTCACGCTATCAACCGCGACGGGAACTGCCAACACATGTGCTGAGTTATCGAAGCGAATCCCAGGCGTAGCGGCCGAAGCTATGGAAGGGTATGGGGTCGCCCTTGCCGCTCATCATTTGGGACTTCCTGTGATGGAAATTCGAGCGATCTCTAACATCGTTGGACCTAGACAACGTGAATTGTGGAAAATTAAAGAAGCTATGCAAACTTTAGAAACTGCCTTTTCTATATTACCGGAGGTGTTACATCGATGA
- a CDS encoding ABC transporter ATP-binding protein, producing the protein MIDVKQVSKYYPNKKMAVDGLSFSIGEGELFGFLGPNGAGKTTTIRMMIGLLQPSAGEITINNLNVQRNKKQVQSDIGVVFELPNLYVRSSIRDNLKLFAALNNVSNARIDEVLDSLQLLERQHDKVSSLSKGWKQRVLIARALLHKPKVLFLDEPTSGLDPNTTALIRSFIYKFKQEGTTIVLTTHDMHEADELCDRVGIMCNGKLAALDDPAKLKSLHGKNEIHVEYTYDGNVVKEVWPLDDEETPRSVYQLMTSNQLISLHTKEASLGDVFAVLTGSELS; encoded by the coding sequence TTGATTGATGTTAAGCAGGTTTCGAAGTATTACCCAAATAAGAAAATGGCGGTAGACGGACTTTCTTTCTCGATCGGAGAAGGGGAATTGTTTGGCTTTCTTGGACCTAATGGGGCGGGGAAAACAACGACAATACGAATGATGATCGGATTACTGCAACCAAGCGCGGGCGAAATCACGATTAATAACTTAAATGTGCAACGGAATAAGAAGCAAGTTCAATCCGATATCGGGGTGGTCTTTGAGCTGCCAAATCTATACGTCCGATCCTCCATCCGAGATAATTTGAAACTATTTGCGGCTCTAAATAATGTTTCGAATGCAAGAATCGATGAGGTACTCGACAGCCTGCAACTACTCGAACGTCAACATGATAAGGTAAGCAGCTTGTCCAAAGGGTGGAAGCAACGTGTATTGATTGCAAGAGCCTTGCTACATAAACCAAAAGTATTATTTCTTGACGAACCAACTAGTGGTTTAGATCCTAATACAACAGCATTAATTCGAAGTTTTATTTATAAATTCAAGCAAGAGGGAACGACGATTGTGTTAACTACGCACGATATGCATGAAGCCGATGAACTATGTGATCGAGTCGGGATTATGTGTAATGGTAAATTGGCTGCATTAGATGATCCAGCTAAACTAAAAAGCCTGCATGGTAAAAATGAAATTCATGTGGAGTATACCTATGACGGTAATGTAGTAAAAGAGGTATGGCCATTAGACGATGAAGAGACGCCAAGATCGGTCTATCAGTTGATGACGAGTAATCAATTGATCAGCTTGCATACCAAAGAAGCATCTTTGGGCGATGTGTTTGCTGTATTGACGGGAAGTGAGCTAAGTTGA
- a CDS encoding ABC transporter permease, which translates to MFKLVGHEMRDMIKNPASLILICLPILMSKMIMVVMDQAEDVNFILLSTWVLFAQVMVGIMLTGPNLIEERESRTMDALLLTPLRFIDIVAAKGLSILVFSLFSQICVLLLNQGLSWSLIPSLLILIVGGILFVEIGLIIGLKMNSSKNGTAVASVLMVTLFLVTNLYQAMPEWTYKVFVLIPSIEVVVSLNSVLEGGGLLALEGALILAWVIGLSLWIRKIGKHF; encoded by the coding sequence ATGTTCAAGCTAGTGGGACATGAGATGAGAGATATGATTAAGAATCCTGCAAGTCTCATTCTGATCTGCTTACCTATTCTGATGTCGAAGATGATCATGGTTGTGATGGATCAAGCGGAGGATGTCAATTTCATACTCTTATCAACCTGGGTGTTATTTGCTCAGGTGATGGTAGGCATCATGTTGACCGGACCTAATCTCATTGAAGAAAGAGAAAGTAGAACGATGGATGCATTACTTCTGACTCCGCTCAGATTTATCGACATCGTGGCTGCCAAAGGTCTATCGATTCTTGTCTTTTCTCTATTTTCTCAGATTTGCGTTCTCTTATTGAATCAAGGGTTATCTTGGAGTCTCATACCTTCGCTACTGATCTTAATTGTTGGAGGTATTCTGTTTGTTGAGATTGGCTTGATCATTGGCCTTAAAATGAACTCATCGAAAAATGGTACCGCTGTAGCCTCAGTACTCATGGTTACATTGTTTCTGGTTACAAATCTATATCAGGCCATGCCTGAATGGACCTATAAAGTATTTGTACTCATCCCAAGTATTGAAGTGGTAGTTAGCTTGAATAGTGTGTTGGAGGGTGGAGGCCTTTTAGCGCTGGAAGGAGCTCTAATTCTTGCTTGGGTTATCGGTCTATCGTTATGGATTAGAAAAATAGGCAAGCATTTTTAG
- a CDS encoding CatB-related O-acetyltransferase encodes MKQHQFNHWSEIKYLKDIVTNPLIEVGEYSYYSGYYDHLDFEDGCVRYQWGDEKSRKLFNPIEDYGWHLDKLIIGNYVCIASGVIILMGGNHNHHPEWITVYPFVDQIETSYQPKGDTIIGSDAWIGMNAMIMPGVTIGEGAIIAAGSVVTKDVPPYRIVGGNPAKEIKKRFTDVEIEKLKEMRWFDWEREQIERASHILSSSSIHQLYDYYQSEIKP; translated from the coding sequence ATGAAACAACATCAATTTAACCACTGGTCCGAAATTAAGTATCTAAAGGATATTGTCACCAACCCACTGATTGAAGTAGGAGAATATTCGTACTATTCAGGTTATTACGATCATCTTGATTTTGAAGATGGGTGCGTTAGGTATCAATGGGGAGATGAAAAATCAAGAAAGTTATTTAACCCCATCGAAGACTATGGTTGGCATTTAGATAAGTTGATTATAGGAAATTACGTATGTATAGCAAGTGGAGTAATTATTTTAATGGGTGGCAATCATAATCACCATCCTGAATGGATTACCGTATATCCGTTTGTGGACCAGATTGAAACTTCTTACCAGCCAAAAGGAGATACAATCATTGGGAGTGATGCCTGGATTGGCATGAATGCAATGATTATGCCCGGTGTGACCATCGGTGAAGGTGCCATCATTGCGGCTGGATCGGTTGTTACAAAAGATGTTCCACCATATAGAATAGTAGGCGGTAACCCTGCAAAAGAGATAAAGAAACGCTTTACAGACGTGGAAATAGAGAAGCTAAAGGAAATGCGTTGGTTCGATTGGGAACGTGAGCAAATTGAGCGCGCCAGTCATATCTTGTCAAGCTCATCTATTCACCAATTATATGACTATTATCAAAGCGAAATAAAACCATAA
- a CDS encoding DUF4062 domain-containing protein has protein sequence MARTNVFISSVNEDGLKPLRRSAFRELTNLGHEPLMWEENLGPWPAGVDPVTKCLEAVGACDIYLLFIGSKAGTYDKVAQRTVTHMEFIKAYEQGKTILVFGDVEIKATFFGTVKPIIEEYVDRYIVKKALFPSPLHIINTISSHSNIALNVDPYVWYFLYDMTMRKVYIDDLSLGVPIDWRSFFSDLLRRGSLLLPLEASIEQSSSRLEQFDEVFELLGELIPELQINGLKDNESFLTLIMNRFSGGIIEQSYGQYMSEKVGYYEECSGATLYFCNGKELRMSTKVGDASGPPSYMLDNQSSYAVLTYHMGNNEEQVYFKEAKKTFYYCIRMGEYVLTLHFPSDPSWDYRKFIHYKECANHAILSKNPLIIEFIKLFLGGIQP, from the coding sequence GTGGCGAGAACAAACGTATTCATCAGTTCCGTAAATGAAGACGGTTTAAAACCTCTGCGCCGGAGCGCATTTCGGGAACTCACGAACCTAGGGCACGAACCACTCATGTGGGAAGAAAATCTCGGACCCTGGCCTGCAGGTGTAGATCCTGTTACCAAATGTCTCGAGGCGGTTGGTGCTTGTGACATCTACCTCCTATTCATCGGGAGTAAGGCCGGTACATACGACAAAGTGGCTCAACGAACCGTCACACACATGGAATTTATTAAAGCTTATGAACAAGGCAAGACGATCCTTGTATTCGGCGATGTGGAGATCAAAGCTACATTCTTTGGTACTGTGAAGCCAATTATTGAAGAATATGTTGATCGTTATATTGTAAAAAAAGCACTCTTCCCTTCACCCCTACATATAATTAACACAATAAGCTCCCATAGTAACATTGCACTAAATGTTGATCCCTATGTCTGGTATTTCTTGTATGACATGACGATGCGCAAAGTATATATCGATGATCTAAGTTTGGGCGTTCCTATCGACTGGCGATCTTTTTTCAGCGATTTATTAAGAAGAGGATCTCTTTTACTCCCACTTGAAGCTTCGATTGAGCAGAGCAGTTCACGGCTAGAGCAGTTTGATGAAGTATTTGAATTACTTGGCGAATTGATTCCTGAGCTACAAATTAACGGTCTTAAGGATAATGAATCCTTTTTAACACTAATTATGAATCGATTTTCTGGTGGAATCATTGAACAGAGTTATGGGCAATATATGTCGGAGAAAGTCGGTTATTATGAGGAGTGTAGCGGAGCAACATTATACTTTTGTAACGGTAAGGAGCTTCGGATGTCCACCAAAGTTGGGGATGCCTCTGGTCCGCCCTCTTATATGTTAGATAATCAGAGTTCTTATGCTGTATTAACCTATCATATGGGTAACAATGAAGAGCAGGTTTACTTCAAAGAGGCTAAAAAGACGTTTTACTATTGCATCCGCATGGGTGAATATGTTCTAACTCTTCATTTTCCTTCGGATCCAAGTTGGGATTATAGGAAGTTCATCCACTACAAAGAATGTGCTAATCATGCTATACTAAGTAAAAATCCGCTAATTATCGAGTTCATCAAATTATTCTTAGGAGGGATACAGCCATGA
- a CDS encoding nitroreductase family protein: MSQFLNAIKERRSIYGISKESVISDQRIEEIVGEAVLHTPSSFNSQSARVVVLLGEQHDKLWNITKETLRKIVPAENFGSTEEKLASFQNGRGTVLFFEDQDVIKGLQDQFGLYADNFPIWSLESSGMLQFVIWTALAAEGVGASLQHYNPLIDEQVAAEWNIPSSWKLLAQMPFGKPTGAAGEKQFAPLDSRLKVFK; the protein is encoded by the coding sequence ATGAGTCAATTCTTGAATGCAATTAAAGAAAGACGTAGTATCTATGGGATCAGTAAAGAATCCGTTATTTCGGATCAACGTATCGAGGAGATTGTTGGAGAAGCAGTGCTTCATACACCATCTTCCTTTAATTCACAAAGCGCGCGGGTTGTTGTTTTGCTAGGCGAGCAACATGACAAATTGTGGAATATTACAAAAGAAACATTGAGAAAAATCGTACCTGCAGAAAACTTTGGATCAACTGAAGAAAAACTGGCTTCATTCCAAAACGGACGTGGTACAGTATTGTTCTTCGAAGATCAAGATGTAATTAAAGGATTGCAGGATCAGTTTGGTCTATATGCTGATAACTTCCCGATTTGGTCTTTAGAATCTTCCGGGATGTTACAATTCGTTATTTGGACTGCACTTGCAGCAGAAGGGGTGGGAGCCTCCTTGCAGCACTATAACCCACTGATCGACGAACAAGTCGCTGCTGAGTGGAACATTCCTTCCTCTTGGAAACTGCTTGCTCAAATGCCATTTGGCAAACCTACGGGTGCTGCTGGAGAGAAACAATTCGCTCCGCTCGATAGCCGATTGAAAGTATTCAAATAA